From Solwaraspora sp. WMMD1047, the proteins below share one genomic window:
- the rpsF gene encoding 30S ribosomal protein S6 — MRHYEIMVILDPSLEERTVAPSLDTYLNVIRTAGGSVEKLDVWGRRRLSFEINKKAEGIYAVIDLQASPAAVAELDRQLRLNESVLRTKVIRPETR, encoded by the coding sequence TTGCGTCATTACGAAATCATGGTCATCCTCGATCCAAGTCTCGAGGAGCGCACCGTCGCCCCGTCGCTCGACACGTACCTGAACGTGATTCGGACCGCGGGCGGCTCGGTGGAGAAGCTCGACGTGTGGGGCCGCCGGCGCCTCTCGTTCGAGATCAACAAGAAGGCCGAGGGCATCTACGCCGTCATCGACCTGCAGGCATCCCCTGCGGCGGTGGCCGAGCTGGATCGGCAGCTCCGACTCAACGAGTCCGTGCTGCGTACCAAGGTCATCCGGCCGGAGACGCGCTGA
- a CDS encoding deoxyribonuclease IV, with product MRIGAHVDSADPLGEAAARKAETVQFFLADPQGWKAPAPRGDADRLRATDVDVYIHAPYVINVATTNNRIRIPSRKLLLAHAKAAATVGAKGLIVHGGHVNKGDDLAVGFDNWRKTFAYAAEAGGLATPVLIENTAGGDNACARRFDALARLWDAVGEYDVGFCLDTCHAHAGGEDLLDIVDRVKAITGRIDLIHANGSKDEFGSGRDRHENLGSGQLDPDLVVAAIRAAGAPVVVETPGGADGQGADIAYLRDRLAG from the coding sequence ATGCGTATCGGAGCCCACGTCGATTCCGCGGACCCGCTGGGCGAGGCAGCCGCGCGGAAGGCGGAAACCGTCCAATTCTTCCTGGCCGATCCGCAGGGCTGGAAGGCGCCCGCACCCCGCGGCGACGCCGACCGGCTGCGGGCCACCGACGTCGATGTCTACATCCACGCCCCGTACGTGATCAACGTGGCGACCACGAACAACCGGATCCGGATTCCGAGCCGCAAGCTCCTGCTCGCCCACGCGAAGGCCGCCGCCACCGTGGGCGCCAAGGGGCTGATCGTCCACGGCGGCCACGTCAACAAGGGTGACGACCTGGCGGTCGGCTTCGACAACTGGCGCAAGACCTTCGCGTACGCGGCCGAGGCCGGCGGGTTGGCCACGCCCGTGCTGATCGAGAACACCGCCGGCGGCGACAATGCGTGTGCCCGACGGTTCGACGCCCTGGCCCGGCTCTGGGACGCGGTCGGCGAGTACGACGTCGGGTTCTGCCTGGACACCTGCCACGCGCACGCCGGCGGCGAGGACCTGCTCGACATCGTCGACCGGGTCAAGGCGATCACCGGCCGGATCGACCTGATCCACGCGAACGGGTCGAAGGACGAGTTCGGCTCGGGCCGGGACCGGCACGAGAACCTCGGCAGCGGCCAACTCGATCCCGACCTGGTGGTGGCGGCGATCCGGGCGGCCGGAGCACCGGTGGTGGTGGAGACGCCGGGCGGCGCCGACGGCCAGGGCGCCGACATCGCCTACCTCCGCGACCGCCTCGCCGGGTGA
- the rplI gene encoding 50S ribosomal protein L9, translating into MKIILTQEVSGLGSPGDIVEVKDGYGRNYLLPQGFAIGWTKGAEKQVTVIKRARSAREIRDLGHATEVKNQLEGLKVTLTARAGDGGRLFGSVTPSEVVNAVKAAGGPVLDRRRLELPGHIKSVGSYPVRVKLHPEVTARFDLNVNKSK; encoded by the coding sequence ATGAAGATCATCCTTACCCAGGAGGTGTCGGGCCTCGGCTCGCCCGGCGACATCGTCGAGGTGAAGGACGGCTACGGCCGTAACTACCTGCTCCCGCAGGGCTTCGCCATCGGCTGGACCAAGGGCGCGGAGAAGCAGGTCACGGTCATCAAGCGGGCTCGTTCCGCGCGGGAGATCCGGGATCTCGGACACGCGACCGAGGTCAAGAACCAGCTCGAGGGCCTCAAGGTCACCCTGACCGCACGCGCCGGCGACGGCGGGCGGCTCTTCGGATCGGTCACCCCGTCCGAGGTCGTCAACGCGGTCAAGGCGGCCGGTGGGCCGGTCCTCGACCGGCGCCGGCTGGAGCTGCCCGGGCACATCAAGTCGGTCGGCTCCTACCCGGTGCGGGTCAAGCTGCACCCGGAGGTCACCGCCCGGTTCGACCTGAACGTGAACAAGTCGAAGTAA
- a CDS encoding transglycosylase domain-containing protein yields the protein MNSYGDPTAPRGRAQIPGAGGDAGPDEDWPANGRTAPPPRSAASGRASSGRASVGSASVGSASVGSASVGGPPGGPPPASRATWSPPPGSPAPAGAASAGRARVGRATVPGAPGVDDELDSGYQGGRRRAGGYGDRPARPGDGDRPAGRAVVGAAAVGAASVAPPGARPAGRAMVRPVSPAGPDDPWGPPGAGPGGPDGPDGPGGPGGPGGRSRRAAKGGDPEALRRAKKRKRANILIASFAVMIMLAGIGVVGFTWFYDEVKAPTEFGEPETTSITFSDGSQLAKLGDQNRTIVPNDQISPVVKRAVMAAEDKNFEKHSGIDAKGIARAAWNNFSGGTTQGASTITQQYARHVADLTGINYARKIREAVLASKLEQDLEKDEILGYYLNAIYFGRGAYGIEAAAQTYLGKSVLVPPGEKNAITPAEAAVLASVIKQPEPDPITGHKGYDPQINRPEAEIRWTYTMNNMAEMGWITAEERAAAVYPEKIKTWDPKKNCAVDCGVNKPTGNVINYVRKELEQMGLADEWKKGGYRIKTTIDKRAQAAAEGAARRAAKSSPMNKLPREYMAALVAVNPTNGHVLAYYGGENGTGTDYAGYNIETDGRITGGHPPGSTFKVYTLAAAMRAGISMDSRWDATLDEDKERDRDISNAGREGNSIQCPNNGKYCTLSTSTIQSYNVPFYWITKEIGPDKVVEAARDAGIRTMWTDKDEAVDLTQVEPSEVAPLKFDLEVGFGQYKVTVLDHAAGMATLANRGKRYDPHFIASVEKRNPTTGKYEEIDGEQLKVKEVFEPQRTDDILDTLKEIPSNSGNSLAGGRPSVGKTGTWELGDGTNNNGDAWMIGASKQIAAAVWVGRAGNRGPIKDADGTSMNGGDTPADIWEQFMEKAHEAMKLPQERFEDAKGTGDPNHPAANGVSPAPPVAPPSNNDDCDNPLGLFCPQRPDNPGGQDPNNPNNPGGPGGPGGPDGPGGDDGDGQENGGAGGGLLPSPTVRTRE from the coding sequence ATGAACTCGTACGGCGACCCCACAGCTCCGCGTGGGCGGGCGCAGATCCCCGGTGCCGGCGGCGACGCCGGCCCCGACGAGGACTGGCCGGCCAACGGCCGGACGGCGCCACCGCCCAGGTCGGCCGCCAGCGGCCGGGCATCCAGTGGTCGGGCCTCCGTCGGCAGCGCGTCAGTAGGTAGTGCGTCCGTCGGTAGTGCTTCGGTCGGCGGCCCGCCCGGTGGTCCGCCGCCGGCCAGCCGCGCCACCTGGAGCCCGCCACCCGGCAGCCCCGCGCCGGCCGGAGCGGCGTCCGCCGGCCGGGCCCGGGTGGGCCGGGCCACGGTGCCGGGCGCGCCCGGCGTCGACGACGAACTCGACAGCGGCTACCAGGGCGGCCGGCGCCGAGCCGGCGGGTACGGCGACCGGCCGGCCCGCCCCGGCGACGGCGACCGGCCGGCCGGGCGGGCGGTCGTGGGTGCCGCCGCGGTCGGTGCCGCCAGCGTCGCGCCGCCCGGCGCGCGTCCCGCCGGCCGGGCCATGGTCCGACCGGTCTCGCCGGCCGGACCGGACGACCCCTGGGGTCCACCCGGCGCCGGGCCGGGCGGACCGGACGGGCCGGACGGCCCCGGTGGGCCGGGCGGTCCGGGCGGGCGCAGTCGGCGGGCCGCCAAGGGCGGCGACCCGGAGGCGCTGCGCCGGGCGAAGAAGCGCAAGCGGGCCAACATCCTGATCGCCTCGTTCGCCGTCATGATCATGCTGGCCGGCATCGGTGTGGTCGGCTTCACCTGGTTCTACGACGAGGTCAAGGCACCCACCGAGTTCGGCGAACCGGAGACGACGAGCATCACCTTCTCCGACGGCAGCCAGCTCGCCAAGCTCGGCGACCAGAACCGCACCATCGTGCCGAACGACCAGATCTCGCCGGTGGTCAAGCGCGCCGTGATGGCCGCCGAGGACAAGAACTTCGAGAAGCACAGCGGCATCGACGCCAAGGGCATCGCCCGCGCCGCCTGGAACAACTTCTCCGGCGGTACGACCCAGGGCGCCTCCACCATCACCCAGCAGTACGCCCGGCACGTCGCCGACCTGACCGGCATCAACTACGCCCGCAAGATCCGGGAGGCGGTGCTCGCCTCCAAGTTGGAGCAGGATCTGGAGAAGGACGAGATCCTCGGCTACTACCTCAACGCGATCTACTTCGGCCGCGGCGCGTACGGCATCGAGGCGGCGGCGCAGACCTATCTCGGCAAGTCGGTCCTGGTGCCGCCGGGCGAGAAGAACGCGATCACGCCCGCCGAGGCCGCCGTGCTCGCCTCGGTGATCAAGCAGCCGGAGCCGGACCCGATCACCGGGCACAAGGGCTACGACCCCCAGATCAACCGGCCCGAGGCGGAGATCCGGTGGACGTACACCATGAACAACATGGCCGAGATGGGGTGGATCACCGCCGAGGAGCGGGCCGCCGCCGTCTACCCGGAGAAGATCAAGACCTGGGACCCGAAGAAGAACTGCGCGGTGGACTGCGGCGTCAACAAGCCGACCGGGAACGTCATCAACTACGTCCGTAAAGAGCTGGAACAGATGGGGCTCGCGGACGAGTGGAAGAAGGGCGGCTACCGGATCAAGACCACCATCGACAAGCGGGCCCAGGCGGCGGCCGAGGGCGCGGCCCGGCGGGCCGCCAAGTCCTCGCCGATGAACAAGCTGCCGCGGGAGTACATGGCCGCGCTGGTGGCGGTGAACCCGACGAACGGTCACGTGCTCGCCTACTACGGCGGCGAGAACGGCACCGGCACCGACTACGCCGGCTACAACATCGAGACCGACGGCCGGATCACCGGCGGTCACCCACCCGGTTCGACGTTCAAGGTCTACACCCTCGCCGCCGCCATGCGGGCCGGCATCTCGATGGACAGCCGCTGGGACGCCACCCTCGACGAGGACAAGGAACGCGACCGGGACATCTCCAACGCCGGCCGGGAGGGCAACTCCATCCAGTGCCCCAACAACGGCAAGTACTGCACGCTGTCGACCTCGACGATCCAGTCGTACAACGTGCCGTTCTACTGGATCACCAAGGAGATCGGCCCGGACAAGGTGGTCGAGGCCGCCCGGGACGCCGGCATCCGGACCATGTGGACCGACAAGGACGAGGCGGTCGACCTGACCCAGGTCGAGCCGTCCGAGGTGGCGCCCCTGAAGTTCGACCTCGAGGTCGGCTTCGGGCAGTACAAGGTCACCGTGCTGGACCACGCGGCCGGCATGGCCACCCTCGCCAACCGGGGCAAGCGGTACGACCCGCACTTCATCGCCTCGGTCGAGAAGCGCAACCCGACCACCGGCAAGTACGAGGAGATCGACGGCGAGCAGCTCAAGGTCAAGGAGGTCTTCGAGCCGCAGCGCACCGACGACATCCTCGACACGCTCAAGGAGATCCCAAGTAACAGCGGGAACAGTCTGGCCGGTGGCCGGCCGTCGGTCGGCAAGACCGGTACCTGGGAACTCGGTGACGGGACCAACAACAACGGCGACGCCTGGATGATCGGGGCGTCCAAACAGATCGCGGCGGCGGTCTGGGTGGGCAGAGCCGGCAACCGCGGACCGATCAAGGACGCGGACGGCACCTCGATGAACGGCGGCGACACCCCCGCCGACATCTGGGAACAGTTCATGGAGAAGGCGCACGAGGCGATGAAGCTGCCGCAGGAGCGCTTCGAGGACGCCAAGGGCACCGGCGACCCGAACCACCCGGCCGCCAACGGCGTGTCACCGGCTCCACCGGTCGCCCCACCATCGAACAACGACGACTGTGACAATCCGCTCGGCCTGTTCTGCCCGCAGCGGCCCGACAACCCGGGCGGCCAGGACCCGAACAACCCGAACAACCCCGGCGGCCCGGGCGGGCCGGGTGGTCCGGACGGTCCGGGCGGGGACGACGGTGACGGGCAGGAGAACGGCGGCGCCGGTGGCGGGCTGCTACCCAGCCCGACGGTGCGAACCCGGGAGTGA
- a CDS encoding inositol-3-phosphate synthase: MGSVRVAIVGVGNCASSLVQGVEYYRNADPNDRVPGLMHVTFGDYHVSDVEFVAAFDVDAKKVGMDLAEAIVASENNTIKLCDVPPTGVLVQRGPTMDGLGQYYREIVEESDREPADVVQALRDARVDVVVSYLPVGSEQADKFYAQAAIDAGCAFVNALPVFIASDPEWAQKFTDAGLPIVGDDIKSQVGATIVHRALAKLFEDRGVELLRTYQLNFGGNMDFMNMLERKRLVSKKISKTQSVTSQIPHEMTKGDVHIGPSDHVPWLDDRKWAYIRLEGRSFGDAPLNAELKLEVWDSPNSAGVIIDAVRAAKIALDRGIGGPILSASSYFMKSPPEQYADHDAHQAVEDFIAGKTER; the protein is encoded by the coding sequence ATGGGCTCCGTCCGCGTCGCCATCGTCGGTGTGGGTAACTGCGCCTCGTCCCTCGTACAGGGCGTGGAGTACTACCGCAATGCCGACCCCAACGACCGCGTCCCGGGTCTCATGCACGTTACCTTCGGCGACTACCACGTCTCCGACGTGGAGTTCGTAGCCGCGTTCGACGTGGACGCCAAGAAGGTGGGCATGGACCTCGCGGAGGCGATCGTCGCCAGCGAGAACAACACCATCAAGCTCTGTGACGTGCCGCCGACCGGCGTCCTGGTGCAGCGCGGCCCGACAATGGACGGTCTGGGTCAGTACTACCGCGAGATCGTCGAGGAGTCCGACCGCGAGCCGGCCGACGTCGTGCAGGCGCTGCGCGACGCCCGGGTCGACGTCGTCGTCTCCTACCTGCCGGTCGGTTCCGAGCAGGCCGACAAGTTCTACGCCCAGGCCGCGATCGACGCCGGCTGCGCGTTCGTGAACGCCCTGCCGGTCTTCATCGCCTCCGACCCGGAGTGGGCGCAGAAGTTCACCGACGCCGGCCTGCCGATCGTCGGCGACGACATCAAGAGCCAGGTCGGCGCGACGATCGTGCACCGGGCGCTGGCGAAGCTCTTCGAGGACCGCGGTGTCGAGCTGCTCCGCACGTACCAGCTCAACTTCGGCGGCAACATGGACTTCATGAACATGCTGGAGCGCAAGCGGCTGGTCTCGAAGAAGATCTCGAAGACCCAGTCGGTCACCTCGCAGATCCCGCATGAGATGACCAAGGGCGACGTGCACATCGGCCCGTCCGACCACGTGCCGTGGCTGGACGACCGCAAGTGGGCGTACATCCGGCTGGAGGGCCGCTCGTTCGGCGACGCCCCGCTCAACGCGGAGCTGAAGCTGGAAGTCTGGGACTCGCCGAACTCGGCCGGCGTCATCATCGACGCCGTCCGGGCCGCGAAGATCGCCCTGGACCGCGGCATCGGCGGACCGATCCTCTCCGCCTCGTCCTACTTCATGAAGAGCCCGCCCGAGCAGTACGCCGACCACGACGCCCACCAGGCCGTCGAGGACTTCATCGCCGGCAAGACCGAGCGCTGA
- a CDS encoding methylated-DNA--[protein]-cysteine S-methyltransferase, with translation MRWAVVESPIGELSVAVDEVGVCGVRFGAVDGAPPASSLAGTAGMGLSRAVAELRSYFAGELVDFTLPLSVRQGSEFERAVWGEMTRIPYGETRTYGQVAAIVGDVSAARAVGVACNRNPIPVIVPCHRIVGAGGKLVGFGGGLPRKRQLLELEARVTFQQAWGG, from the coding sequence ATGCGCTGGGCCGTGGTCGAGTCCCCGATCGGTGAGCTGTCCGTCGCCGTGGACGAGGTAGGTGTCTGCGGCGTGCGGTTCGGCGCGGTCGACGGGGCACCGCCGGCCTCGTCGCTGGCGGGCACCGCCGGGATGGGGCTCAGCCGTGCGGTCGCCGAGCTGCGGTCGTACTTCGCCGGTGAGCTTGTCGACTTCACCCTGCCGCTGTCGGTGCGCCAGGGCTCGGAATTCGAGCGGGCCGTCTGGGGCGAGATGACCAGAATTCCGTACGGCGAGACGCGCACCTATGGCCAGGTGGCCGCGATCGTGGGGGACGTGTCGGCGGCGCGGGCGGTCGGGGTGGCCTGCAACCGCAACCCGATCCCGGTGATCGTGCCCTGCCACCGGATCGTCGGCGCGGGCGGCAAGCTGGTCGGCTTCGGCGGCGGCCTCCCGCGCAAGCGCCAACTCCTGGAGCTGGAGGCCCGCGTCACCTTCCAACAAGCTTGGGGCGGCTGA
- a CDS encoding PadR family transcriptional regulator translates to MLELAILGLLQESAMHGYELRKELAAKLGAIRAAISYGSLYPTLRRLQAAGWITEAAETPATAEEIPALTSRRGRVVYKITAEGKERFAELIAQTGPETYEDTGFGVHFAFFARTDQATRLRILEGRRRKIEERREGLRDVLGRAAERLDAYTLELQRHGLDACEREVRWLEELIANERSGLPPQSRPPQTGEEIGPPDTTG, encoded by the coding sequence TTGCTTGAGCTCGCCATTCTCGGACTCCTGCAGGAGTCGGCGATGCACGGCTACGAGCTGCGCAAGGAGCTCGCCGCCAAGCTCGGCGCCATCCGCGCGGCGATCAGCTACGGCTCGCTCTACCCGACGCTGCGCCGGCTGCAGGCCGCCGGCTGGATCACCGAGGCGGCGGAGACCCCCGCCACCGCCGAGGAGATCCCGGCTCTCACCAGCCGCCGGGGCCGGGTGGTCTACAAGATCACCGCTGAGGGCAAGGAACGATTCGCCGAGTTGATCGCCCAGACCGGGCCGGAGACGTACGAGGACACCGGGTTCGGCGTCCACTTCGCGTTCTTCGCCCGCACCGACCAGGCCACCCGGCTACGGATTCTGGAAGGTCGACGCCGCAAGATCGAGGAACGTCGGGAGGGCCTGCGGGACGTCCTGGGCCGGGCCGCCGAGCGGCTCGACGCCTACACGCTGGAGTTGCAGCGGCACGGGCTGGACGCCTGCGAGCGGGAGGTCCGCTGGCTGGAGGAGCTGATCGCCAACGAGCGCTCCGGCCTACCACCGCAGAGCCGACCACCGCAGACCGGTGAGGAAATCGGTCCGCCGGACACCACCGGCTGA
- a CDS encoding single-stranded DNA-binding protein, protein MAGDTTITVIGNLTDDPELRFTPSGAAVAKFRVASTPRFMDRASGEWKDGEPLFLSCTVWRQAAEHVAESLQRGARVIVSGRLKQRSYETREGEKRTVIELEVDEIGPSLRYATAKVQKMSRSGGGGGGFGASGGGGGGQGGGGNFDDPWATAAPASSGARSGGGGNFDDEPPF, encoded by the coding sequence ATGGCAGGAGACACCACCATCACGGTCATCGGCAACCTGACCGATGACCCCGAGTTGCGGTTCACCCCGTCCGGTGCCGCCGTTGCCAAGTTCCGGGTCGCCTCGACGCCCCGGTTCATGGACCGGGCGTCCGGAGAGTGGAAGGACGGCGAGCCGCTGTTCCTTTCCTGCACCGTCTGGCGGCAGGCGGCCGAACACGTCGCCGAGTCGCTGCAGCGGGGCGCCCGCGTGATCGTCTCGGGCCGGCTCAAGCAGCGGTCGTACGAGACCCGCGAGGGTGAGAAGCGCACCGTCATCGAGCTGGAGGTCGACGAGATCGGCCCGTCGCTGCGGTATGCCACGGCGAAGGTGCAGAAGATGTCGCGGTCCGGCGGCGGCGGTGGCGGCTTCGGCGCCTCCGGTGGTGGCGGCGGTGGCCAGGGTGGCGGAGGAAACTTCGACGACCCCTGGGCCACGGCGGCCCCGGCTTCCTCGGGCGCCCGATCGGGCGGCGGCGGAAACTTCGACGACGAGCCCCCGTTCTGA
- a CDS encoding winged helix-turn-helix domain-containing protein, which produces MPRTPVYEQVIADVVAAIEAGTLKPGDKLPSIAELRERYESSAWPIRYALRILDERGWIETHQGKGSFVKGKDGT; this is translated from the coding sequence ATGCCCCGCACCCCTGTTTATGAGCAGGTCATTGCCGACGTTGTCGCCGCGATAGAGGCGGGAACGCTCAAACCAGGAGACAAGCTCCCGTCCATCGCCGAACTGCGTGAGCGGTACGAGTCGAGCGCTTGGCCGATCCGGTACGCGCTGCGGATTCTCGACGAACGGGGCTGGATCGAGACCCACCAGGGCAAGGGCAGCTTCGTCAAAGGCAAAGACGGCACCTGA
- a CDS encoding DUF5318 domain-containing protein, with product MRTQRQVVDYSLQKRAVLREVFSGRVGAYEVCDASPYLKNAARFHGEPTDERCPICRQENLTLVHYIYGDELKQSAGQARTLAELPVLAMTLREFQVYVVEVCRGCDWNHLVEQFLLGRDGLSGGAGESHGDEIVAAAAMAPGASSPRRRREAQR from the coding sequence ATGCGTACGCAGCGCCAGGTCGTCGACTACTCGCTACAGAAGCGAGCGGTGCTGCGTGAGGTTTTTTCGGGCCGGGTCGGCGCCTACGAGGTCTGCGATGCCTCGCCGTACCTGAAGAACGCCGCCCGGTTCCACGGGGAACCGACGGACGAGCGGTGTCCGATCTGTCGCCAGGAGAACCTGACCCTGGTTCACTACATCTATGGCGACGAGCTCAAGCAGTCTGCCGGTCAGGCCCGCACGCTGGCGGAATTGCCGGTGCTGGCCATGACGCTGCGTGAGTTCCAGGTCTACGTGGTGGAGGTGTGTCGCGGGTGTGACTGGAACCATCTCGTTGAGCAGTTTCTGCTCGGTCGGGACGGTCTGTCCGGTGGCGCAGGCGAGTCCCATGGCGACGAGATCGTCGCCGCCGCGGCGATGGCGCCCGGTGCGTCGTCCCCCAGGCGAAGGCGTGAGGCTCAACGGTGA
- a CDS encoding glycosyltransferase 87 family protein: protein MPVMSTNTTAGIDGSRPDDDAHEGTGIDHPSRSDGFVRGLSEVIGGPLGEHAVGFDRPANRWVGRFWTATRIVLALTCLTLALHWLQKSPCQDGAWQNNVQYTRFCYTDVLALYFAEGLNEGKVPYKDHPVEYPVLTGYFMGALGLPVHSFGETRPEVNQAMWFYNLNALVLGALAVATVATILSLRRRRPWDAALFALSPALLVTATVNWDLLAIGLAAFGFYAWAKRRPAAAGILLGLGGAAKMWPLFILGPILVLALRSNRLKQAFIAIGTAIVSVVAVNLPVAIPYRENWDRFFELNTERGVDWGTLWYIGRYLDSKWNTGAPGDQGPFQWLSNNIHTLNYLSYALFFVACLAIAGLALRAERRPRLAQLAFLVVAAFLIFSKVWSQQFVLWLLPLLVLARPRWGAFLAWQFAEIGYFLAFYGELLGAGGNQVIPEGVFVLAATLRLTTVAVLCGLVVRDILHPELDPVRATYRDDPDGGVFDGAPDAPWFVRWRRGGGEDRSTDGEPVAVGVSPSPSDPSSPPAGAPAAG from the coding sequence ATGCCTGTCATGAGCACGAACACGACGGCAGGCATCGATGGATCGCGACCCGATGACGATGCGCACGAGGGCACCGGCATCGATCACCCTTCCCGGTCCGACGGGTTCGTCCGCGGGCTGAGCGAGGTGATCGGCGGGCCGCTCGGTGAACACGCCGTCGGCTTCGACCGGCCGGCGAACCGTTGGGTCGGCCGGTTCTGGACCGCCACCCGGATCGTGCTCGCGCTCACCTGCCTCACCCTGGCGCTGCACTGGCTGCAGAAGTCGCCCTGCCAGGACGGTGCCTGGCAGAACAACGTGCAGTACACCCGGTTCTGCTACACCGACGTGCTCGCGCTCTACTTCGCCGAAGGGCTCAACGAGGGCAAGGTGCCCTACAAGGATCACCCGGTGGAGTACCCGGTGCTGACCGGCTACTTCATGGGCGCGCTCGGCCTGCCGGTGCACAGCTTCGGCGAGACCCGGCCCGAGGTCAACCAGGCGATGTGGTTCTACAACCTCAACGCCCTGGTGCTCGGGGCGCTCGCGGTGGCCACCGTGGCGACCATCCTCTCGCTGCGCCGCCGCCGGCCCTGGGACGCCGCCCTCTTCGCGCTCTCCCCCGCCCTGCTGGTCACCGCGACCGTCAACTGGGACCTGCTCGCCATCGGGCTGGCCGCGTTCGGGTTCTACGCCTGGGCCAAACGCCGGCCGGCCGCCGCCGGTATCCTGCTCGGCCTGGGCGGCGCGGCCAAGATGTGGCCGCTGTTCATCCTCGGGCCGATCCTGGTCCTGGCGTTGCGGTCCAACCGGCTGAAACAGGCGTTCATCGCGATCGGCACCGCGATCGTCTCCGTGGTGGCGGTGAACCTGCCGGTGGCGATCCCGTACCGGGAGAACTGGGACCGGTTCTTCGAGCTGAACACCGAGCGGGGCGTGGACTGGGGCACCCTCTGGTACATCGGGCGCTACCTGGACTCGAAGTGGAACACCGGCGCCCCGGGGGACCAGGGTCCCTTCCAGTGGCTCAGCAACAACATCCACACCCTCAACTACCTGTCGTACGCGCTGTTCTTCGTCGCCTGCCTGGCGATCGCCGGACTCGCCCTGCGGGCCGAACGCCGTCCCCGGCTGGCGCAGCTCGCGTTCCTGGTGGTGGCCGCCTTCCTGATCTTCAGCAAGGTCTGGTCGCAGCAGTTCGTGCTCTGGCTGCTGCCGCTGCTGGTGCTGGCCCGGCCGCGCTGGGGCGCCTTCCTGGCCTGGCAGTTCGCCGAGATAGGCTACTTCCTCGCGTTCTACGGCGAGCTGCTCGGGGCGGGCGGCAACCAGGTCATCCCGGAAGGGGTCTTCGTGCTCGCCGCGACCCTCCGGCTGACCACGGTGGCGGTGCTCTGCGGCCTGGTCGTCCGCGACATCCTGCACCCGGAGCTGGACCCGGTGCGCGCCACCTACCGCGACGACCCGGACGGCGGCGTCTTCGACGGTGCGCCGGACGCGCCGTGGTTCGTCCGCTGGCGACGCGGCGGCGGCGAGGACCGGTCGACCGACGGGGAGCCGGTGGCCGTCGGTGTCTCGCCGTCGCCGTCGGATCCGTCGTCCCCGCCGGCCGGTGCCCCGGCGGCCGGCTGA
- the rpsR gene encoding 30S ribosomal protein S18 — protein sequence MAKAAALRKPKKKVNPLDKDGITYIDYKDTALLRKFISDRGKIRARRVTGVTSQQQRQIARAVKNAREMALLPYTATAR from the coding sequence ATGGCAAAGGCTGCGGCACTGCGCAAGCCGAAGAAGAAGGTGAACCCGCTCGACAAGGACGGGATCACCTATATCGACTACAAGGACACCGCGCTGCTGCGCAAGTTCATCTCCGACCGCGGCAAGATCCGCGCTCGGCGGGTGACCGGGGTCACCTCCCAGCAGCAGCGCCAGATCGCCCGTGCGGTCAAGAACGCCCGTGAAATGGCGCTCCTGCCCTACACGGCGACGGCCCGCTGA